A genome region from Pseudanabaena sp. Chao 1811 includes the following:
- the adhE gene encoding bifunctional acetaldehyde-CoA/alcohol dehydrogenase, giving the protein MKVTNVEELELLIQRVKIAQAEFADFTQEQVDRIFKQAALAANAARIPLAKAAVKESGMGVIEDKAIKNHFASEMIYNKYKNDKTCGVIESDKHFGYERIAEPVGILAGIVPVTNPTSTTIFKSLIALKTRNGIIFSPHPHAKECTIAAAKIVLEAAIAAGAPPDIIGWIDEPTVPLSQALMQHHDIKLILATGGPGMVKAAYSSGHPSIGVGAGNTPAIIDETAHIQMAVSSIILSKTFDNGTICASEQSVVVVDAIYDAVREEFIKRGAYFLNEQERDQVRQVILTEGRLNAAIVGQSVAAIAQIAGFEIPDNTRVLIGEVEAINKNEPFAYEKLSPILAMYHAKDFHDAVDKAEALVLFGGHGHTSVLYTAPNNQEHIRYFEHKLETSRVLINTPSSQGAIGDLYNFRLDPSLTLGCGSWGGNSVSANVTPHHLLNVKTAAERRENMLWFRIPPKIYFKSGCLPVALRDLKDRKRALIVTDRPLFELGLTKEVTDSLEEIGIAHYTFYDVEPDPSLSTVNKGLAICKSFNPDVIIAFGGGSPMDAAKVMWLMYEHPEIEFEGLAMRFMDIRKRVYELPPLGVKAIMVSIPTTSGTGSEVTPFAVVTDEKTGIKYPLADYALTPNMAIVDPSLTLNIPKRLTAYGGIDALTHALEAYVSVLASEYTNGLALEAIRLLFKYLPSAYKNGANDPKAREKVHYAATIAGLAFANAFLGVCHSIAHQLGGTCHIPHGLANALMISHVIRYNATDVPFKQAIFSQNKYPNSKWRYARIADYLNLGGETEEEKVVNLIAAVEDLKRQVDIPATIKDTLIEQGIGEEFFMSHVEDMADRAFDDQCTGANPRYPLIADLKQLMVQAYYG; this is encoded by the coding sequence ATGAAAGTTACGAATGTAGAAGAATTGGAATTGTTGATTCAGAGGGTAAAGATTGCCCAAGCGGAATTTGCTGATTTTACGCAGGAACAGGTCGATCGCATTTTCAAACAGGCAGCATTAGCCGCCAACGCAGCGCGGATTCCCCTTGCTAAGGCAGCAGTGAAGGAATCGGGTATGGGTGTCATTGAAGACAAAGCGATTAAGAATCACTTTGCTTCGGAAATGATTTACAACAAGTATAAGAATGATAAAACCTGCGGTGTCATCGAGTCGGACAAGCATTTTGGTTATGAACGTATCGCTGAACCTGTGGGAATTTTAGCGGGGATCGTCCCTGTGACTAATCCCACTTCGACCACGATTTTCAAGTCCTTGATTGCGCTGAAAACCCGTAATGGGATCATCTTCTCGCCCCATCCCCATGCGAAGGAATGTACGATCGCGGCGGCAAAAATTGTCCTTGAGGCAGCGATCGCGGCGGGCGCACCTCCCGATATTATCGGCTGGATTGATGAACCAACCGTGCCATTGTCGCAGGCGTTAATGCAGCACCATGATATCAAGTTGATTTTGGCAACGGGAGGTCCGGGTATGGTCAAGGCTGCCTATTCTTCGGGACATCCTTCTATCGGTGTGGGTGCGGGTAATACACCTGCCATCATTGATGAAACCGCCCATATTCAAATGGCAGTCAGTTCAATTATTCTGAGCAAAACCTTTGATAACGGCACGATTTGCGCTTCTGAACAGTCGGTTGTTGTCGTCGATGCTATTTATGACGCAGTTAGAGAAGAATTTATTAAGCGTGGTGCTTATTTTCTCAATGAGCAAGAACGCGATCAAGTTCGTCAGGTCATTCTCACCGAGGGGCGTTTGAATGCTGCGATCGTTGGTCAGTCGGTTGCGGCGATCGCCCAAATCGCAGGATTTGAAATCCCTGACAACACAAGGGTTTTAATTGGAGAAGTCGAGGCAATCAATAAAAATGAACCCTTTGCCTATGAGAAGCTATCGCCAATCCTTGCCATGTATCACGCTAAGGACTTCCATGATGCGGTTGATAAGGCAGAAGCATTAGTTCTGTTTGGTGGACATGGACATACTTCGGTGCTGTATACGGCTCCCAATAATCAAGAACATATTCGCTATTTCGAGCATAAACTAGAAACTTCGCGGGTACTGATCAATACGCCATCCTCTCAAGGTGCGATCGGGGATCTCTATAACTTCCGCCTCGATCCTTCGCTGACCCTTGGTTGCGGTAGTTGGGGTGGTAACTCTGTCTCGGCAAACGTCACACCCCATCATCTGCTCAATGTCAAAACCGCTGCCGAGCGTCGCGAGAATATGCTCTGGTTTCGCATTCCCCCAAAAATTTATTTCAAATCTGGTTGCTTGCCTGTTGCTCTGCGCGATCTCAAGGATCGCAAACGTGCTCTCATTGTCACCGATCGCCCTTTGTTTGAATTGGGCTTAACCAAAGAAGTGACCGACAGTTTAGAAGAAATTGGCATCGCCCACTATACCTTCTACGATGTCGAACCCGATCCTTCCCTCTCCACAGTCAATAAGGGCTTAGCTATTTGCAAGAGCTTCAATCCTGATGTGATTATTGCCTTTGGTGGAGGTTCTCCGATGGATGCCGCCAAAGTGATGTGGTTGATGTACGAACATCCAGAGATTGAGTTTGAAGGCTTAGCCATGCGCTTCATGGACATTCGCAAGCGCGTTTACGAATTGCCACCCTTGGGCGTAAAAGCAATTATGGTCTCGATTCCTACCACATCGGGAACTGGCTCGGAAGTAACTCCCTTTGCGGTTGTCACCGATGAGAAAACAGGGATCAAGTATCCTCTCGCTGACTATGCGCTGACACCCAATATGGCGATCGTCGATCCCTCGCTGACTCTGAATATTCCTAAACGCCTTACCGCTTATGGTGGTATCGATGCCCTCACCCATGCCCTTGAAGCCTATGTGTCTGTCCTCGCTTCGGAATATACCAATGGCTTAGCTCTTGAAGCAATTCGCTTATTGTTCAAATATTTGCCTAGTGCTTACAAAAATGGCGCTAACGATCCCAAGGCAAGGGAAAAAGTGCATTACGCGGCAACGATCGCAGGGCTTGCCTTTGCTAATGCTTTCTTAGGAGTCTGCCACTCGATCGCGCACCAGTTAGGCGGTACTTGTCACATTCCCCACGGTTTAGCCAACGCTCTGATGATTTCCCATGTGATTCGCTACAATGCTACCGATGTGCCCTTCAAGCAAGCGATCTTCTCGCAAAATAAATATCCCAATAGCAAGTGGCGCTATGCAAGGATTGCCGACTATCTCAATCTAGGCGGTGAGACGGAAGAGGAAAAAGTGGTAAATCTGATCGCAGCAGTGGAGGATCTCAAGCGACAAGTGGATATTCCTGCCACGATTAAAGATACATTGATTGAGCAAGGTATCGGTGAAGAGTTCTTTATGTCTCATGTCGAAGACATGGCAGATCGAGCTTTTGATGATCAATGCACGGGTGCAAATCCTCGTTATCCCTTGATTGCTGATCTCAAGCAATTGATGGTACAGGCATATTACGGCTAA
- the pflA gene encoding pyruvate formate-lyase-activating protein: protein MSGIGRIHSIETFGTVDGPGIRFIVFTQGCPLRCLYCHNPDCRNAHDGKEVTVDYLIDEIKKCKSFIRKGGVTVSGGEPLMQPEFTREIFKRCHELGLHTALDTSGYCALEVAQPVLAETDLVLLDIKSYIPELYYQVTSVSIEPTLAMARYLSEIKKPVWIRFVLVPHLTDNIANVNQLADFIVTLTNVERLEVLPFHKMGEYKWEQLGLPYSLKDTPPAPPELVQQTVDIFRDRGINALGAVGI from the coding sequence ATGTCTGGAATTGGACGCATTCATTCGATTGAAACTTTTGGTACGGTAGACGGACCGGGGATCAGATTTATTGTATTTACTCAGGGCTGTCCCCTCCGTTGTCTCTATTGTCATAACCCAGACTGTCGCAATGCCCATGATGGGAAAGAAGTTACCGTTGACTATCTGATCGATGAGATCAAAAAATGTAAATCCTTCATTCGCAAAGGTGGCGTAACCGTCAGTGGTGGTGAACCTCTGATGCAGCCAGAATTTACCAGAGAAATCTTTAAGCGTTGTCATGAACTCGGCTTACACACAGCCCTTGATACATCGGGTTATTGTGCATTAGAAGTGGCGCAACCCGTTCTCGCCGAAACCGATTTGGTGTTACTGGATATTAAATCCTATATTCCCGAACTCTATTACCAAGTTACCAGTGTTTCCATCGAGCCAACCCTAGCCATGGCAAGATATCTCAGCGAGATCAAGAAACCTGTTTGGATTCGGTTCGTTTTAGTACCACATCTCACCGATAACATTGCTAATGTTAATCAACTTGCCGATTTTATCGTCACCTTAACTAATGTCGAAAGATTGGAAGTTTTACCATTTCACAAAATGGGGGAATACAAATGGGAGCAATTAGGCCTGCCCTATTCCCTCAAAGATACGCCACCAGCACCACCCGAACTAGTACAGCAAACGGTTGATATCTTCCGCGATCGCGGGATCAATGCCCTTGGGGCGGTAGGGATTTAA
- the pflB gene encoding formate C-acetyltransferase, whose protein sequence is MYVEWQGFTEGSWTKEINVRDFIQKNYTPYEGTAEFLVAPTTRTQQLWSEVLELMKLERQKGILDVDTKVPAGITAHDAGYINRELEQIVGLQTDKPLKRAIMPYGGIRVVKAGLEAYGYQLDPATEEVFTKYRKTHNDGVFDAYTTEMRKARKSGIITGLPDAYGRGRIIGDYRRVALYGVDRLIDDKKTQKESLDVDVMDEETIRLREELSEQIRALFELKEMAAKYGFDIGRPAMTAKEAVQWLYFGYLGAVKEQNGAAMSLGRVSTFLDIYFERDLQNGAIAETELQELIDHFVMKLRMVRFLRTPDYNDLFSGDPTWVTEAIGGMSADGRTLVTKNSFRFLHTLVNLGAAPEPNLTVLWSEHLPENFKQFCAKVSSDTSSIQYENDDLMRPTYGDDYAIACCVSVMRIGKQMQFFGARVNLAKTLLYAINGGKDEKSGEQVAPNFAPITSAYLDYQEVNDRLQQMMAWLAKAYINTLNVIHYMHDKYCYERIEMALHDRDVYRTMACGIAGLSVVTDSLSAIKYAKVKVIRNEQGLAVDYETVGEYPKYGNNDDRVDNIAVDLVARFMNEIRKHPAYRHAVPTQSVLTITSNVVYGKKTGNTPDGRRAGEPFAPGANPMHGRDCCGAIASLSSVAKLPYSDCQDGISNTFSIMPSALGRQESDRTNNLVGLLDGYFHDGGHHINVNALDRSTLMDAMEHPENYPQLTIRVSGYAVNFIKLTREQQMDVIKRTFHERV, encoded by the coding sequence ATGTATGTAGAATGGCAGGGCTTTACGGAAGGCAGTTGGACAAAAGAGATTAACGTTAGAGATTTTATCCAAAAGAATTACACACCTTACGAAGGAACTGCTGAGTTTCTGGTTGCACCAACTACTAGAACCCAGCAGCTTTGGAGTGAAGTGCTAGAACTGATGAAACTAGAACGCCAAAAGGGGATTTTGGATGTTGATACGAAGGTTCCTGCTGGGATCACTGCCCATGATGCAGGATATATTAATCGTGAACTAGAACAAATTGTCGGCTTACAGACAGATAAGCCCCTCAAACGCGCCATCATGCCCTATGGCGGTATCCGTGTGGTGAAAGCGGGACTGGAAGCCTATGGTTATCAACTTGATCCTGCCACAGAAGAAGTCTTTACTAAATATCGCAAAACCCATAATGATGGCGTATTTGATGCCTATACCACGGAAATGCGGAAGGCAAGGAAATCGGGGATCATTACAGGCTTGCCCGATGCCTATGGACGGGGAAGGATTATTGGCGATTATCGTCGGGTAGCGCTCTATGGTGTCGATCGCCTCATCGATGACAAGAAGACCCAAAAGGAATCCCTTGATGTCGATGTCATGGACGAAGAAACCATTCGTCTAAGGGAAGAACTATCGGAACAAATTCGCGCATTGTTTGAACTCAAGGAAATGGCAGCGAAGTACGGCTTTGATATTGGTCGTCCTGCTATGACCGCCAAAGAAGCGGTGCAATGGCTCTATTTTGGCTACCTAGGGGCAGTCAAGGAACAAAATGGGGCTGCGATGTCCCTCGGTCGGGTTTCGACGTTTTTAGACATATATTTCGAGCGTGATTTGCAGAATGGCGCGATCGCGGAAACAGAATTGCAAGAATTAATCGATCATTTCGTAATGAAGTTACGCATGGTACGCTTCTTGCGTACCCCTGACTACAATGATCTATTCTCAGGTGATCCCACATGGGTGACAGAAGCGATCGGCGGTATGAGTGCCGATGGTCGGACTTTAGTTACCAAGAATAGTTTCCGATTCCTGCATACGTTGGTCAATCTGGGCGCAGCTCCAGAGCCTAACTTGACGGTTTTATGGTCAGAACATTTACCCGAAAACTTCAAACAGTTCTGCGCGAAGGTATCCAGCGATACCAGTTCCATTCAGTACGAAAATGATGACCTGATGCGTCCAACCTATGGCGATGACTATGCGATCGCCTGTTGTGTGTCAGTCATGCGAATTGGTAAGCAGATGCAGTTCTTCGGTGCGAGGGTCAATCTTGCCAAGACGCTACTCTATGCGATCAATGGTGGTAAGGATGAGAAGTCTGGGGAGCAAGTTGCGCCCAACTTCGCACCAATTACCAGTGCATATCTTGACTATCAAGAAGTCAATGATCGCTTGCAACAAATGATGGCATGGTTGGCGAAGGCATACATCAATACGCTGAATGTCATTCACTATATGCATGACAAGTATTGCTACGAGCGCATCGAAATGGCACTGCACGATCGCGATGTCTATCGAACGATGGCTTGTGGTATTGCTGGTCTATCGGTCGTCACCGACTCGCTCTCGGCGATTAAATATGCCAAGGTGAAGGTAATTCGCAACGAGCAAGGCTTGGCGGTAGATTACGAAACGGTCGGCGAATATCCCAAGTATGGCAATAACGATGATCGCGTCGATAATATCGCTGTTGACCTCGTGGCAAGGTTCATGAATGAGATCCGCAAACATCCTGCCTATCGCCATGCCGTACCTACGCAATCGGTACTCACGATTACTTCTAACGTGGTCTATGGTAAGAAAACGGGTAACACTCCCGATGGACGCAGGGCTGGCGAACCCTTTGCCCCCGGTGCAAATCCGATGCATGGGCGCGATTGTTGCGGCGCGATCGCCTCGCTCTCATCGGTTGCCAAATTGCCCTACAGCGATTGTCAGGACGGTATCTCGAATACCTTCTCGATTATGCCAAGTGCCTTGGGTAGACAGGAAAGCGATCGCACGAATAACCTCGTTGGTTTGCTCGATGGCTATTTCCACGATGGCGGTCATCACATTAACGTGAATGCCCTCGATCGCAGTACCTTAATGGATGCGATGGAACATCCCGAAAACTATCCCCAGTTGACAATTCGGGTTTCGGGCTATGCCGTGAACTTCATTAAGCTCACCCGTGAACAGCAAATGGATGTGATTAAACGCACATTCCATGAACGAGTATAG
- a CDS encoding TldD/PmbA family protein: protein MDIWQVKDQLSDLVHKYKSQVDFFAIRLERSQGADIFLRSGKVETLSTGISIGGQVRACHKGGWGFASFNDLGNLEHKLQEALTAAKWVGNEETVLAEVVPVQAQVSLIKDNPNRIDLMAKKNLCSYYTDILRSVSDRVVSTAVRYGDCTQQVIFANSEGTMIEQEWADWEMRCSATARNGEIVQTGRETFGSRRAYTDLLNLDHQVIGAAQRAVTALDLPNVQGNSYTVVIDPILAGLFVHEAFGHLSEADMLYENPDMLETMSIGRRFGSEDLQIFDGAAPVEHRGSYLYDDEGVPATTTQLIKDGVLVGRLHSRETAGKLGEQVTGNARCLDYHYPPIVRMTNTWIGRGQTPIADLFHDIPVGVYAKNWQGGMTNGEMFTFTAGEAWMIRDGKIAEPVRDVTLSGNVFETLADIEAIGDDFLWDESGGCGKGGQSGLAVGCGSPSLRIRNAIVGGESNV, encoded by the coding sequence ATGGATATATGGCAAGTTAAGGATCAACTTTCAGACTTAGTACACAAGTACAAATCTCAAGTAGATTTTTTTGCGATTCGCTTAGAGCGATCGCAGGGTGCGGATATCTTTTTACGCAGTGGTAAAGTCGAAACCCTGAGTACAGGTATTTCCATCGGCGGACAGGTAAGGGCTTGTCACAAAGGCGGCTGGGGATTTGCAAGTTTTAATGACCTTGGCAATTTAGAGCATAAACTTCAAGAAGCACTCACTGCGGCAAAGTGGGTAGGCAACGAGGAAACAGTACTGGCTGAAGTTGTCCCCGTACAGGCGCAAGTATCACTAATTAAAGACAATCCTAATCGCATCGATCTGATGGCGAAGAAGAATTTATGTAGTTACTACACCGATATTTTGCGATCGGTTTCTGACCGAGTAGTAAGTACAGCCGTTCGCTACGGAGACTGTACGCAGCAAGTCATATTTGCCAATTCCGAAGGCACAATGATCGAGCAAGAATGGGCGGACTGGGAAATGCGCTGCTCAGCAACTGCAAGAAATGGAGAGATCGTTCAAACAGGTCGAGAAACTTTTGGCTCAAGGCGAGCCTATACAGACTTGTTAAACCTCGATCATCAGGTAATTGGGGCGGCACAACGCGCAGTTACAGCTCTAGATTTACCTAATGTGCAAGGCAATAGTTATACCGTTGTAATTGATCCAATTCTGGCAGGATTATTTGTCCATGAAGCCTTTGGACATCTATCAGAAGCAGATATGCTCTATGAAAATCCCGACATGCTAGAAACGATGAGCATTGGACGCAGGTTTGGCTCTGAGGATCTCCAAATTTTTGATGGTGCTGCACCCGTAGAGCATCGTGGCAGTTATCTCTATGACGATGAAGGTGTACCTGCAACTACAACCCAATTAATTAAAGATGGGGTATTAGTAGGTAGACTACATTCTCGCGAAACCGCAGGCAAACTCGGTGAACAAGTGACAGGCAATGCCCGATGCTTAGATTATCATTATCCTCCAATCGTTCGCATGACGAATACTTGGATTGGTCGCGGTCAAACCCCTATAGCTGATTTATTCCATGATATTCCCGTTGGCGTATATGCCAAGAACTGGCAAGGGGGCATGACCAATGGCGAGATGTTTACTTTTACGGCTGGCGAAGCTTGGATGATTCGTGATGGCAAAATTGCCGAACCAGTCAGAGATGTTACCCTTTCAGGGAATGTATTTGAGACCTTAGCGGATATTGAAGCGATCGGCGATGACTTTTTGTGGGATGAGTCGGGCGGTTGTGGCAAAGGCGGACAGAGTGGGCTTGCCGTTGGTTGCGGGTCTCCTAGCTTGAGAATTAGAAATGCGATCGTCGGAGGTGAATCCAATGTCTAG